In Stomoxys calcitrans chromosome 2, idStoCalc2.1, whole genome shotgun sequence, the following proteins share a genomic window:
- the LOC106089803 gene encoding superkiller complex protein 2, with protein sequence MATAAEENINKLKNYILSPELSIHDPLADVIPRKYNAEKLIHLPRGPASTKLVPKRDFFTGKILSFVEVDIEDVGATAINSTSMRREPGQLDEATRGSAMNFPFWPGGFDEPPKEIKLLEVDGFEIDGELLTTPPGFRAGYDFSKHDDFKDDVLKSFKAKTAENVNLLMNLENDLDVQEWLKITQEEEDKLEEGDKANNSMSEFKDVDDDIMATELKPVLEISTAKDTRLQTEWAEMLDISQPITDFKEKIPCPAMSYPFELDTFQKQAIIKLEERQYVFVAAHTSAGKTVVAEYAIALSQRDLTRTIYTSPIKALSNQKYRDFKKTFKDVGLITGDLQIDPTATCLIMTTEILRSMLYCGSDITRDLEYVIFDEVHYINNPERGHVWEEVIILLPDHVNIIMLSATVPNTMELADWVGSTKKRKVYVISTLKRPVPLMHYLYTGSGGKSKDDRFLLVDEQGRFLQDNYEKAVEKKKAAQSKTKQGGGGSGPKHQTSTPKQDQNTWIGLIDFLKRNDLMPVVAFTLSRNRCDMNAQALTSIDLNTAREKGSVEIFFQQCLSKLKPPDRELPQVLQMKDSLGRGIGVHHSGILPILKEIVEMLFQAGLVKLLFATETFAMGVNMPARTVIFDSHRKFDGMEVRNLKPGEYIQMAGRAGRRGHDKNGCVILMCKANVPPAQDLRSMILGKPEKLESQFILRYAVILTCLRIESIKVEDIMKFTFKEFNQKLQLPAQQKQLEVAQSKFSKMAELGEHLQPLCKFYEMAVEFITEKQRLMKFFLTQPKIVKELKVGRVVLISKGKHYKKLGVLLSMKAVPGKDTIYRVLVLDHQFKSNEKDDFYRGEIYYKMISLTPQYKYFHPEGIGGHTILDLQAADFVEVTKSSLKIDADVIIRNWEQRQIERFKDSPPGATVVKAVSELHQLNENYIQNADAIKLLNMSKEINVNSDTEMAQIRYLEHLGKQIQDILPHTNIAGFEQEFAIVYERKVLEHRIEELKFKNSTKNLSLYPDYCNKLEVLRTLKYIDELDEVTLKGKVACEMGQNELLITELILCNMFNNLEPAEIAALLSGLVFQAKIQGEPVIPEKLKKCVKEFEEINDNILAVELLHHVIAPSEERLNFGLVEVVYEWARNKPFAEIMKLTEVQEGIIVRCIQQLDETIRDVKTAAIRIGNPALQSKMEEASNAIKRDIVFTASLYTTF encoded by the exons ATGGCAACTGCTGCAGAGGAGAACATTAACAAATTGAAAAACTATATTCTGTCTCCGGAATTGTCCATTCATGATCCACTCGCTGATGTTATACCCCGCAAGTACAATGCAGAGAAGTTAATACACTTGCCACGGGGACCGGCAAGCACAAAGTTGGTCCCCAAAAGGGATTTCTTTACCGGTAAGATTTTGTCATTTGTTGAGGTGGATATAGAGGACGTGGGTGCGACTGCCATTAACTCGACGTCTATGCGGCGGGAACCTGGCCAGCTAGACGAAGCGACACGTGGCTCTGCCATGAACTTTCCCTTTTGGCCAGGTGGTTTCGATGAGCCGCCCAAGGAGATAAAACTCTTAGAAGTGGATGGCTTTGAAATTGATGGGGAACTACTGACGACACCCCCTGGTTTTAGAGCCGGCTATGACTTTTCCAAGCATGATGATTTCAAGGATGATGTTTTAAAGTCTTTCAAAGCCAAGACAGCTGAAAATGTGAATTTATTGATGAATCTCGAAAATGACTTAGATGTTCAGGAATGGCTGAAAATAACCCAAGAAGAGGAAGACAAGTTAGAAGAAGGCGATAAAGCAAATAATTCCATGTCTGAGTTTAAAGATGTGGATGATGATATTATGGCCACCGAATTGAAGCCTGTATTGGAAATATCCACAGCCAAGGATACAAGACTGCAGACTGAATGGGCGGAAATGTTGGATATATCACAGCCAATAACAGATTTTAAAGAGAAAATACCTTGTCCCGCCATGTCGTATCCCTTTGAGTTGGACACCTTTCAAAAACAAGCCATCATTAAGCTGGAAGAACGCCAATATGTGTTTGTGGCAGCCCATACATCGGCCGGAAAGACTGTAGTGGCTGAATACGCCATAGCCTTGTCGCAGAGGGATTTAACCAGGACCATCTATACATCGCCTATCAAAGCCTTGTCCAATCAGAAATATCGCGATTTCAAGAAGACCTTCAAAGATGTAGGACTCATTACAGGTGACTTGCAGATTGATCCCACAGCTACTTGCCTTATCATGACTACCGAGATTTTGAGATCCATGCTCTATTGTGGCAGTGATATCACCAGAGATTTGGAATATGTCATATTCGATGAGGTACACTATATAAATAATCCTGAGCGCGGCCATGTTTGGGAAGAAGTTATCATTCTCTTGCCAGATCACGTCAATATCATAATGTTGTCGGCCACTGTGCCCAATACCATGGAGTTGGCCGATTGGGTGGGCAGTACAAAGAAACGTAAAGTGTATGTCATAAGCACTCTAAAGCGACCGGTGCCTCTTATGCACTACCTGTATACGGGATCGGGTGGTAAAAGCAAAGACGATCGCTTCTTGTTGGTCGATGAACAAGGTCGTTTCTTGCAGGACAACTATGAAAAAGCGGTGGAAAAGAAAAAGGCCGCTCAAAGCAAAACCAAACAAGGAGGTGGTGGTTCTGGTCCTAAGCATCAAACGTCTACACCAAAACAAGATCAAAACACATGGATAGGTTTGATAGACTTTTTGAAGCGCAATGACTTAATGCCGGTGGTGGCATTTACACTTTCCCGCAATCGTTGCGACATGAATGCCCAG GCGCTTACTTCCATTGATTTGAATACCGCCCGCGAAAAAGGTTCCGTTGAGATATTCTTTCAACAGTGCTTGTCCAAACTAAAACCCCCAGATCGTGAATTGCCCCAAGTATTGCAAATGAAAGACTCGTTGGGTCGAGGAATAGGTGTACATCACAGTGGTATACTGCCTATCCTAAAGGAAATCGTTGAGATGCTCTTCCAGGCTGGTTTAGTTAAACTACTTTTCGCCACCGAAACATTTGCCATGGGTGTTAACATGCCGGCGAGAACTGTTATCTTCGATTCGCATCGCAAATTCGATGGCATGGAAGTAAGAAATCTTAAACCCGGTGAATATATCCAAATGGCTGGACGTGCCGGAAGAAGAGGCCACGACAAGAATGGCTGTGTCATACTCATGTGCAAGGCCAATGTGCCACCGGCACAAGATTTGCGTTCCATGATTTTGGGTAAACCAGAGAAATTGGAATCACAGTTTATCCTACGCTACGCTGTCATTCTGACTTGTCTGCGCATTGAAAGTATTAAAGTGGAAGATATTATGAAATTTACCTTTAAGGAATTCAATCAAAAGCTACAGCTACCGGCTCAACAAAAACAATTGGAAGTGGCCCAAAGTAAATTCTCAAAAATGGCCGAATTGGGGGAGCATTTGCAGCCGCTgtgtaaattttatgaaatggcCGTAGAATTTATAACTGAGAAACAAAGGTTGATG aaatttttccttacccaacctaaaattgTAAAAGAACTGAAGGTTGGACGTGTGGTATTGATTAGCAAAGGCAAGCATTACAAAAAACTTGGGGTGCTTTTGTCAATGAAAGCGGTACCGGGTAAAGATACCATATACCGTGTCTTAGTTTTGGATCATCAATTTAAAAGCAACGAGAAG GACGATTTCTATAGAGGggaaatttattacaaaatgaTATCACTTACACCCCAATATAAATACTTCCATCCAGAAGGCATTGGTGGTCATACCATATTGGATTTACAAGCCGCCGACTTTGTGGAAGTAACAAAAAGCTCGCTTAAAATCGATGCGGATGTAATCATACGCAATTGGGAGCAAAGGCAAATCGAGAGATTCAAAGATTCTCCACCTGGTGCTACTGTTGTCAAAGCAGTCTCGGAATTACATCAACTCAACGAGAACTACATTCAAAATGCGGATGCCATAAAACTCCTTAACATGTCCAAAGAGATCAATGTAAACTCTGACACAGAAATGGCACAAATTCGTTATTTGGAacatttaggcaaacaaatacaaGATATACTGCCACATACAAATATAGCGGGATTTGAGCAAGAATTTGCCATAGTCTATGAACGCAAAGTGCTGGAACATCGTATTGAGGAATTGAAATTCAAGAACTCCACTAAGAACCTTTCTCTATATCCCGACTATTGCAATAAACTGGAGGTGCTGAGAACTTTGAAATACATTGATGAGTTGGATGAGG TTACCTTGAAGGGAAAAGTAGCCTGTGAAATGGGTCAAAATGAATTGCTTATTACGGAGCTAATTCTATGCAATATGTTTAATAACCTTGAACCAGCAGAAATTGCAGCACTACTATCGGGTCTTGTTTTTCAGGCTAAGATACAAGGCGAACCTGTCATAC
- the LOC106089794 gene encoding succinate dehydrogenase [ubiquinone] cytochrome b small subunit, mitochondrial, protein MALQMLIRNAPKFNSAAGLMKSARLTPLKTYATVVAAQRSALVKPLNLVKNVATPVSRNIAVSAPRMSAAGGSHTALWTIERVVSLALLGVVPLAFMVPSQTMDALLAVSLVLHSHWGIEAMVTDYMRPSVVGNVLPKVAHGSLLLLSMATLGGLFYLIYNDIGIAKSVKKLWAVKGV, encoded by the exons ATGGCTTTGCAAATGCTGATTCGTAATGCaccaaaattcaaca GTGCTGCTGGTTTAATGAAGTCCGCACGCTTGACACCCTTGAAGACATATGCCACCGTAGTAGCTGCACAACGCAGTGCCCTAGTTAAACCTTTGAACTTGGTCAAGAATGTCGCCACA cCTGTCTCCCGTAACATTGCTGTGAGTGCTCCTCGCATGTCTGCCGCGGGCGGTAGTCATACTGCTCTATGGACAATCGAACGTGTAGTTTCTTTGGCATTGTTGGGAGTAGTGCCACTAGCATTTATGGTGCCATCACAAACTATGGATGCCTTATTAGCTGTTTCCTTGGTGCTGCACTCACATTG GGGTATTGAAGCTATGGTCACCGATTATATGCGTCCCTCAGTCGTTGGTAATGTTTTGCCTAAAGTAGCACATGGTTCCCTCTTGTTGTTGTCCATGGCCACATTGGGTGGTTTGTTCTATTTAATCTATAACGACATCGGTATTGCTAAGTCTGTTAAGAAATTGTGGGCAGTGAAAGGTGTTTAA
- the LOC106089797 gene encoding succinate dehydrogenase [ubiquinone] cytochrome b small subunit, mitochondrial-like produces the protein MLTNLRSKFGLFRSIATKQWGKYGAKYLDDHRKPFQILSTLGQRKTPNFYVTTKRQSGTRTTTIKEYPSSRKYTGLWKLERMAGASLIFLVPLAFYCESNVVEMALGFVATLHTYWGCESMCKDYLRSSVVGNVLPVLARTSNIVLSVATLVGIHHLIYKDCGIVKLIKQLWAIRGQRDQAHK, from the exons ATGTTGACAAACCTAAGAAGTAAATTTGGACTGTTTCGCT CAATTGCCACAAAACAATGGGGAAAATATGGAGCCAAATATTTAGATGACCATAGAAAACCATTTCAAATCCTAAGCACCTTGGGCCAAAGGAAAACACCTAATTTTTATGTGACAACAAAACGTCAAAGtggaacaagaacaacaaccatTAAAGAATATCCGTCCAGTCGTAAATATACCGGCCTGTGGAAGTTAGAACGTATGGCTGGGGCTTCACTAATTTTCTTAGTACCTTTGGCTTTTTATTGCGAATCGAATGTGGTGGAAATGGCTCTGGGTTTTGTGGCTACGTTGCATACCTATTG GGGATGCGAGTCCATGTGTAAAGACTATTTACGCTCATCGGTGGTGGGCAATGTTTTGCCAGTTTTAGCGCGAACTTCTAATATCGTTCTCTCTGTGGCAACCTTAGTTGGTATTCATCATTTGATCTATAAAGATTGTGGCATTGTTAAACTGATAAAACAATTGTGGGCTATACGAGGTCAAAGAGATCAAGCTCACAAATGA